In Thermodesulfobacteriota bacterium, the genomic window CAGAAACGACAGGAGACACCCCAGCGCCAGCCCGAGCGCACCGCCGAGCAGGGCTTGCAGAAAGGCCTCGGCCATGAGCTGAGAGCGCACGTTTTCCGCCGTCCAGCCAACGGCCTTCATGATGCCGATTTCGCGACGGCGCTCCAGGAGGCTGGCGAGCATGCTTTGGACGATGAGGGCCACGGCCCCACCAAAGGCGACAAGGGAGGCCAGGAGGGCAAACCGGTCCGAAATCTGCGAAACCCCGCCCATGAGCTGGAGGAAGGTGTCCGAGCTGGTGACGCCGGCGCCCGGCAGATCGGACGTGACCCGCTCTCCAAGCCCCTGCAGATGCGAGGGAGCCGCAAGGCGCAAATAGACGAGGTTGACGGCGTCAGGCAAGCCGGCGAGCAGTGTCTGGGCGTCGGCGAGCGGCAGATAGATGTTGGCCGAGGCGACCTGGGCGCCCTGCCTGATCTCGATCAGCCCGGAAACCGTGAAGGAGCGGCCGCCGAGGACCAGCTGTTCCCCCGGATGGATGCGATGGAATTTGGCAAAATGCTTTTCCACCACCACCTCCCCAGGGTGTTCCGGAAAGCGCCCCTTGGCAAGCCATTCCCGCAGCCGCACCGGCCCGAGATCGGGCTGGCTGAGGTCCACGCCCAGGATCGTCCGGAAGCCGGTCTTGCCCAGCTCCCAGAGAAGCAGGGCCGGCGCCGCCGCGGTCACGCCGGGAAGGGCGCGTAGCCTTTCCTGCTCCTTGCTGGTGATGTGTTGATTGGAGAACGGCAGGCGGATGCCTTGCATCGAGAGGGGTTCTCCCCCCGGCGTTGTCCGCTTCTCCGCGCGCTGCACGATGAGGTCCGCGCCGAGGTTCTGAAAGGGCAGACGCGCTGCCTGCCGGTAGGCCCCACTCACCGCGTTGATTGTGACAAAGAGGGCGACTCCGATGCCGATACCGAGCACATTGACCACCGTCCGGTGGTGGCGGCGGCGCAGCTCCTGGAGCACATACATCCAGCTCATGGCCTG contains:
- a CDS encoding ABC transporter permease; the protein is MSWMYVLQELRRRHHRTVVNVLGIGIGVALFVTINAVSGAYRQAARLPFQNLGADLIVQRAEKRTTPGGEPLSMQGIRLPFSNQHITSKEQERLRALPGVTAAAPALLLWELGKTGFRTILGVDLSQPDLGPVRLREWLAKGRFPEHPGEVVVEKHFAKFHRIHPGEQLVLGGRSFTVSGLIEIRQGAQVASANIYLPLADAQTLLAGLPDAVNLVYLRLAAPSHLQGLGERVTSDLPGAGVTSSDTFLQLMGGVSQISDRFALLASLVAFGGAVALIVQSMLASLLERRREIGIMKAVGWTAENVRSQLMAEAFLQALLGGALGLALGCLLSFLLAHLSITIAMPWEANPLPAFAKDPEMTAHSVRLPVRITLGLVASSLGLTLTAGGLAATLMGQRANRMRPDVILRQL